A window of the Sandaracinaceae bacterium genome harbors these coding sequences:
- a CDS encoding DUF1592 domain-containing protein, with product MRRFSLDSRRVLRALFWLGLCLGGCDTVGTIGTAPADRPPPAEPELPPPPFQPAPAQLQRLTGEQFDNAVRDLYGADIVSALPLEPDVREGGFFAVGASIDSVSGAGVGQYEAQALSIGEQAMAEGPTRQTLVGCTPSAVRDDACARSFITRQGRLTYRRALTEDEIARFVTLAGEAATVRGDFYRGLSLVVAAQLQSPYFLYRHELGDEVAPEGAEQPGVRELRGTQLASRLSFFLWNTTPDAALLDAAESGALDTPEGLEAEARRLLDNPRARAAVRSFFSEMLELDKLDDLSKDRNAFLHYSPLVGPAAREETLRTIEDHVFEEEGDYRDLMTTRTTFIDRTLAAIYEVPAPAREGFARFEHPEGGPRRGILGQLSFLALRAHAVRSSPTLRGRFVRINLLCTNVPPPPANVAVDLSDTDPTLSVRDQLFEHRENPVCASCHALMDPIGLGFENFDGLGQHRDIEWLLTFGPDGDVVRDENGDRVLQRGQVIDATGDLDGVPFANPYELTEALRNHPDLPRCLTRSVYRYATGHVEVDTEAIELRALRTQFAAAGYRVKELLVQVALSPGFRRASGLRTITEEEN from the coding sequence GTGAGACGATTTTCGCTCGATTCCCGGCGTGTCCTGCGCGCGCTGTTCTGGCTGGGACTGTGCCTCGGTGGCTGCGACACCGTGGGCACCATCGGCACCGCGCCGGCGGATCGTCCGCCGCCCGCAGAGCCCGAGCTGCCCCCGCCACCGTTCCAGCCAGCGCCCGCACAGCTGCAACGCCTGACGGGTGAGCAGTTCGACAACGCCGTGCGCGACTTGTACGGCGCAGACATCGTCAGCGCCCTGCCGCTCGAGCCCGACGTCCGCGAGGGTGGGTTCTTCGCGGTAGGCGCCAGCATCGACAGCGTCTCGGGGGCGGGTGTCGGCCAGTACGAGGCGCAAGCGCTCTCCATCGGCGAGCAGGCCATGGCGGAAGGGCCCACGCGCCAGACGCTCGTCGGCTGCACGCCGAGCGCCGTCCGCGACGACGCGTGTGCCCGCAGCTTCATCACGCGCCAGGGGCGCCTGACGTACCGGCGCGCGTTGACCGAGGACGAGATCGCCCGGTTCGTGACCCTGGCGGGTGAGGCCGCGACCGTACGCGGCGACTTCTACCGGGGTCTCAGCCTGGTAGTCGCCGCGCAGCTCCAGTCGCCGTACTTCCTCTATCGCCACGAGCTCGGAGACGAGGTCGCGCCGGAGGGGGCCGAGCAACCCGGGGTGCGGGAGCTTCGTGGCACACAGCTGGCCAGCCGCCTGAGCTTCTTCCTCTGGAACACGACCCCGGACGCAGCGCTGCTCGACGCGGCCGAGAGCGGGGCGCTGGACACGCCAGAGGGTCTCGAGGCCGAGGCGCGCAGACTCCTCGACAACCCTCGCGCGCGTGCCGCGGTGCGTTCGTTCTTCTCCGAGATGCTCGAGCTGGACAAGCTGGACGACCTCTCCAAGGACCGCAACGCGTTCCTGCACTATTCGCCCCTGGTCGGCCCGGCGGCGCGCGAAGAGACGCTGCGCACCATCGAGGACCACGTGTTCGAGGAGGAGGGCGACTACCGAGACCTGATGACGACGCGCACGACGTTCATCGACCGGACGCTGGCCGCCATCTACGAGGTGCCCGCGCCAGCGCGGGAGGGCTTCGCACGCTTCGAGCACCCGGAGGGCGGTCCGCGTCGCGGCATCCTGGGGCAGCTGTCGTTCCTGGCGCTGCGCGCGCACGCGGTGCGCTCGTCACCCACCCTGCGTGGTCGCTTCGTGCGCATCAACCTGCTGTGCACCAACGTGCCGCCGCCGCCCGCCAACGTAGCGGTCGACCTGAGCGACACCGACCCCACCCTGTCCGTACGCGACCAGCTCTTCGAGCACCGCGAGAACCCAGTCTGTGCCAGCTGTCACGCGCTGATGGACCCGATCGGGCTCGGCTTCGAGAACTTCGACGGCCTGGGTCAGCACCGAGACATCGAGTGGCTGCTGACCTTCGGCCCCGACGGCGACGTGGTGCGCGACGAGAACGGGGACCGGGTGCTCCAGCGGGGTCAGGTCATCGACGCGACCGGCGACCTGGATGGCGTTCCCTTCGCCAACCCCTACGAGCTGACGGAGGCGTTGCGCAACCACCCAGACCTGCCGCGCTGCTTGACCCGCAGCGTCTACCGCTACGCGACCGGACACGTGGAGGTCGACACCGAAGCCATCGAACTCCGTGCGCTGCGTACGCAGTTCGCTGCGGCCGGCTACCGCGTGAAGGAGCTCCTGGTCCAGGTCGCGTTGTCCCCCGGGTTCCGCCGCGCGAGCGGTCTCCGCACGATCACCGAGGAGGAGAACTGA
- a CDS encoding KamA family radical SAM protein has translation MSRVHSSLPLLVQRPSVLGPSSDADAAPGHAAADDWRVQAREAVTTLEGLEAALQLTPSEREGAARALAGGFPMSVTPYYLGLASKTDPACPIRRQCVPVASEGHEVPGDLRDPLGEEAHEVAPHLVQRYPDRVLLLATDRCAVYCRFCTRSRMVGDGGGARSLDALAEAFAYIESHPEVQEVIVSGGDPLVMSTGRIARLFERLARIEHLTNVRLATRAPVTIPQRITDELVQALRAAHPSIWVMTHFNHPQELTPESTAALARLVDGGFPVMNQAVLLRGVNDSADTLEALFRGLVKRRVRPYYLLQMDPVRGTGHLRTPLSTGVDIMGALQGRLSGIALPKFIVDTPNGRGKVPVGPETVVARGEGSTTLRTFRGELVDYIDPPG, from the coding sequence GTGTCTCGTGTTCACAGCTCACTCCCGCTCCTGGTGCAGCGCCCCAGCGTGCTCGGCCCTTCGTCCGACGCCGACGCCGCCCCCGGCCACGCGGCAGCGGACGACTGGCGTGTCCAAGCGCGTGAGGCCGTGACCACGCTCGAGGGGCTCGAGGCCGCCCTGCAGCTGACGCCCAGCGAGCGCGAGGGGGCCGCGCGTGCGCTGGCCGGAGGCTTCCCCATGTCGGTCACGCCGTACTATCTGGGCCTCGCCAGCAAGACCGACCCGGCGTGCCCCATCCGCCGCCAGTGCGTGCCCGTGGCGAGCGAGGGCCACGAGGTGCCCGGCGACCTGCGTGACCCGCTGGGCGAAGAGGCGCACGAGGTGGCCCCACACTTGGTGCAGCGCTACCCGGACCGCGTGCTGCTCCTGGCGACGGACCGCTGCGCCGTGTACTGCCGCTTCTGCACGCGCAGCCGGATGGTGGGCGACGGCGGCGGCGCGCGCTCGCTGGACGCGCTGGCCGAGGCGTTCGCGTACATCGAGAGTCACCCCGAGGTGCAGGAGGTCATCGTGTCGGGTGGCGACCCGCTGGTGATGAGCACGGGTCGCATCGCGCGCCTGTTCGAACGCCTCGCGCGCATCGAGCACCTCACCAACGTGCGCCTCGCCACCCGCGCGCCAGTGACCATCCCCCAGCGCATCACGGACGAGCTGGTGCAGGCGCTGCGCGCGGCGCACCCGAGCATCTGGGTCATGACCCACTTCAACCACCCGCAGGAGCTCACGCCCGAGTCCACCGCGGCCCTGGCCCGCCTGGTGGATGGCGGCTTCCCGGTCATGAACCAGGCGGTGCTGCTGCGCGGCGTGAACGACAGCGCCGACACCCTCGAGGCGCTCTTCCGCGGCTTGGTGAAGCGGCGCGTCCGCCCGTACTACCTGCTGCAGATGGACCCCGTGCGTGGCACCGGTCACCTGCGCACCCCCCTGAGCACGGGGGTCGACATCATGGGCGCGCTGCAGGGGCGGCTGAGCGGAATCGCGCTGCCCAAGTTCATCGTGGACACCCCGAACGGGCGCGGGAAGGTGCCCGTGGGGCCCGAGACGGTGGTGGCGCGCGGGGAGGGCAGCACCACGCTGCGCACCTTCCGCGGCGAGCTGGTGGACTACATCGACCCGCCTGGGTGA
- a CDS encoding nuclear transport factor 2 family protein, producing MPTTPLNDHVAQLIALVEAGRSVDAIDRFYADDVVVFENHELARAGRVACAAFERESLARQPAPPHCRALAVACNEGSGRAFIEWQIRYKTAEDRWMRMEEVAVQRWSGDRIVEERFYYEGVIDEGDEDDGEATLV from the coding sequence GTGCCCACCACCCCCCTGAACGACCATGTCGCCCAGCTCATCGCGCTCGTCGAGGCCGGCCGCTCCGTCGACGCGATCGACCGCTTCTACGCCGACGACGTCGTCGTGTTCGAGAACCACGAGCTGGCGCGAGCTGGCCGCGTCGCCTGCGCCGCGTTCGAGCGGGAGTCTCTCGCGAGGCAGCCCGCGCCGCCTCACTGCCGCGCCCTCGCGGTGGCCTGCAACGAAGGGAGCGGCCGCGCCTTCATCGAGTGGCAGATCCGCTACAAGACCGCCGAGGACCGCTGGATGCGGATGGAGGAGGTCGCGGTCCAGCGCTGGTCGGGAGACCGGATCGTGGAGGAGCGCTTCTACTACGAAGGGGTCATCGACGAGGGCGACGAGGACGACGGCGAGGCCACGCTGGTCTGA
- a CDS encoding DUF47 family protein, giving the protein MGLQAVIDWFLPKEDHFFTFLERQATLAEECASALLRFRDASVTAEEVREAVQAIEHTADGVLYELEDALARTFVTPLDREDLHLLATEMDDIIDMMNHAARVCVLYGVKRPTAPMVSLMETLEKCSTVLNRSMPELRKRQYGKLIEESRSLRALEKEGDLVFRAAVSDLFHDANVEAKVLLREKEVLDALEDAIDRFDRVAHTLRNLAVKHG; this is encoded by the coding sequence ATGGGCTTACAGGCGGTCATCGACTGGTTCCTTCCCAAAGAGGACCACTTCTTCACGTTCCTGGAGCGCCAGGCCACGCTCGCCGAAGAGTGCGCCAGCGCGCTCTTGCGCTTCCGCGACGCCAGCGTCACCGCCGAGGAGGTGCGTGAGGCCGTCCAGGCCATCGAACACACGGCAGACGGTGTGCTCTACGAGCTCGAGGACGCGCTGGCACGGACCTTCGTGACGCCCCTCGATCGCGAGGACCTGCACCTGCTGGCGACCGAGATGGACGACATCATCGACATGATGAACCACGCCGCGCGCGTGTGCGTCCTCTACGGCGTCAAGCGTCCGACGGCGCCCATGGTCAGCCTCATGGAGACGCTGGAGAAGTGCTCCACGGTGCTCAACCGCTCCATGCCCGAGCTACGGAAGCGGCAGTACGGCAAGCTCATCGAAGAGTCTCGCTCGCTGCGGGCGCTCGAGAAGGAGGGGGACCTGGTGTTCCGCGCCGCCGTGAGCGACCTGTTCCACGACGCCAACGTGGAGGCCAAGGTGCTCTTGCGCGAGAAGGAGGTCCTCGACGCCCTCGAGGACGCCATCGACCGCTTCGACCGCGTCGCCCACACGCTCCGCAACCTCGCCGTCAAGCATGGTTAG
- a CDS encoding DDE-type integrase/transposase/recombinase — protein MPNVVALHDEDRLVVDLHVALAQAQAANAKLRAIIRLLLALVAVLGGRLHDRRVPEAHHKRRLLAAVRHTSPALGRPAALRILGLTPERVRNWERRSLACTLDDAPSCPKHSPHQLTREERGTIRRYAKDLALRHLSTVSLALLAARHGHLFAAVSTWLREIHRLGIQRPGRRLHPRRSKVGVRASRPNELWHIDASRIRLLDGTVRWLHGIIDNHSRKILAWTVGTSCRAAATEALLRQAVAYLTPST, from the coding sequence ATGCCCAACGTCGTCGCTCTGCACGACGAAGACCGCCTGGTGGTCGACCTGCATGTCGCGCTCGCGCAGGCACAGGCCGCCAACGCGAAGCTCCGCGCCATCATCCGTTTGCTCCTCGCCCTCGTCGCAGTTCTCGGGGGTCGTCTCCATGACCGCCGCGTTCCCGAAGCGCACCACAAGCGCCGTCTGCTCGCCGCTGTCCGGCACACCTCGCCAGCGCTTGGTCGTCCAGCTGCCCTCCGCATTCTCGGCCTCACCCCGGAGCGCGTTCGCAATTGGGAGCGCCGCAGCCTCGCGTGCACGCTCGACGACGCCCCCTCCTGCCCCAAGCACTCGCCCCACCAACTCACCCGGGAAGAGCGCGGCACCATCCGCCGCTACGCCAAAGACCTCGCCCTCCGCCACCTCTCCACCGTCTCCCTCGCGCTCCTCGCCGCGCGCCACGGTCATCTCTTCGCGGCCGTCTCCACCTGGCTCCGCGAGATCCACCGCCTCGGCATCCAGCGCCCCGGCAGACGCCTGCACCCACGCCGCTCCAAGGTCGGCGTCCGTGCATCGCGGCCGAACGAACTCTGGCACATCGACGCATCCCGCATCCGCCTCCTCGACGGCACTGTCCGATGGCTCCACGGCATCATCGACAACCACTCCCGCAAGATCCTCGCGTGGACCGTCGGCACCTCCTGCCGCGCAGCCGCGACCGAAGCCCTGCTCCGCCAAGCGGTGGCCTACCTGACCCCGAGCACGTAG
- a CDS encoding nuclear transport factor 2 family protein, whose protein sequence is MDDLLRRIERLEDIEAIKKLKAHYWYSCDQKNVEAVRDCFVEGEVLIDYDGPVGLVRHRDDLYAVFEKVGCQPNIVEIHHGGPPQIEVQDGGRATGIWGLTYHLLDTNAQILNVIGGYYIDAYVKTEAGWRIQQAVFRVVSTTTLGYKDRALKALHMGSGLPKVG, encoded by the coding sequence ATGGACGACTTGCTCCGCCGCATCGAGCGCCTCGAGGACATCGAGGCCATCAAGAAGCTCAAGGCCCACTACTGGTACAGCTGCGACCAGAAGAACGTGGAGGCCGTGCGCGACTGCTTCGTCGAAGGCGAGGTGTTGATCGACTACGACGGCCCCGTCGGCCTTGTGCGGCACCGCGACGACCTGTACGCGGTGTTCGAGAAGGTCGGCTGTCAGCCCAACATCGTGGAGATCCACCACGGCGGCCCGCCGCAGATCGAGGTGCAGGACGGTGGCCGCGCGACGGGCATCTGGGGGCTCACCTACCACCTGCTGGACACCAACGCGCAGATCCTGAACGTCATCGGCGGGTACTACATAGACGCCTACGTGAAGACCGAAGCAGGCTGGCGCATCCAGCAGGCGGTCTTCCGCGTCGTGTCCACCACCACGCTGGGCTACAAGGACCGCGCGCTGAAGGCCCTCCACATGGGCAGCGGGCTGCCCAAGGTCGGCTGA
- a CDS encoding inorganic phosphate transporter, with product MVSLLIAVIVAAIIFDYINGFHDAANAIATVVSTGVLPMRTAVLIAAALNFAGAVTGTAVARTIASGFTDPAIVTQLVVLAALIGASVWNIITWWYGIPSSSSHALVGGLAGAVVAHGGVDAFYWGALKQKILVPLVASPTIGFVLAFFFMVALTWIFRRVKPALVHTISRRLQLVSAMMMAFSHGSNDAQKSMGIITLALVAFMAGGHTGVPDWVLPTSPEHVPQWVVVACAAAIGLGTAAGGKRIIKTMGSKIIRISPLQGFAAETSGAATIFGASLLGIPVSTTHCINACIMGVGASKRLSAVRWGVAGNILVAWIVTLPASAALAWISMELLDLGFGNVG from the coding sequence ATGGTTAGTCTCCTCATCGCCGTCATCGTGGCGGCCATCATCTTCGACTACATCAACGGCTTCCACGACGCCGCGAACGCCATCGCTACCGTCGTGTCCACCGGCGTGCTGCCCATGCGCACAGCCGTGCTCATCGCAGCCGCGCTCAACTTCGCGGGCGCCGTGACCGGGACGGCCGTGGCGCGCACCATCGCCAGCGGTTTCACCGACCCCGCGATCGTCACACAGCTCGTGGTGCTGGCGGCGCTCATCGGGGCGTCGGTGTGGAACATCATCACGTGGTGGTACGGCATCCCGTCCAGCTCCAGCCACGCGCTGGTGGGCGGGCTGGCTGGGGCCGTCGTGGCGCATGGGGGCGTGGACGCTTTCTACTGGGGCGCGCTCAAGCAGAAGATCCTCGTGCCCCTCGTGGCCTCCCCCACCATCGGCTTCGTTCTCGCGTTCTTCTTCATGGTGGCGCTCACGTGGATCTTCCGACGTGTGAAGCCCGCCTTGGTGCACACCATCTCGCGCCGCCTCCAGCTGGTCTCCGCCATGATGATGGCGTTCTCGCACGGCTCGAACGACGCGCAGAAGTCCATGGGCATCATCACCCTCGCGCTGGTGGCGTTCATGGCCGGGGGTCACACGGGCGTGCCCGACTGGGTGCTCCCCACCAGCCCCGAGCACGTGCCCCAGTGGGTGGTGGTCGCCTGCGCGGCCGCCATTGGGCTCGGTACGGCAGCGGGTGGCAAGCGCATCATCAAGACCATGGGGTCCAAGATCATTCGCATCTCGCCGCTGCAGGGCTTCGCGGCCGAGACCAGCGGCGCGGCCACCATCTTCGGGGCCAGCCTGTTGGGCATCCCAGTGTCCACCACGCACTGCATCAACGCCTGCATCATGGGTGTGGGCGCCAGCAAGCGGCTCTCGGCCGTGCGCTGGGGCGTGGCCGGCAACATCCTCGTCGCGTGGATTGTCACGTTGCCCGCGAGCGCTGCGCTGGCATGGATCTCCATGGAGCTGCTGGATCTCGGCTTCGGCAACGTCGGGTGA
- a CDS encoding DUF1552 domain-containing protein, producing MRSKKLSRRTMLKGILGGGAAVTIGMPMLEMFCNGNGTALADGSPFPKRFGAWIWGNGNIPERWTPLSTGRDYALSEQLRGLAPVRSDVTVVSGTIAASVAREPHLDGSASFLSGTPITSTGQHTIEAATIDVIARERIGGVTAFSSLQAGVQPGLGNSTVSVNGPGSANPATVDPLTLYQLIFGEGFALPGEEPVIDPMWQLRRSALSSVMEESASLRAQLGTHDQRRLDEHLTGVRELELRLLRFEEDPPNLASCALPAVPAADYPEVNSRPQMSVRHRLMADMLTMAMACDRTRVVHMMFTPGGSNVRFPGVATGHHELSHKIDAVSQDQLTLIVQQIIDEYAYFVQALANVPEGDGRLLDNLALLATSDCSFGAEHEITEYPILIAGNAGGALVTGQHLRAIGEVASKVSFSLLRAVGATVDRFGVNEAEATTGLSGLEV from the coding sequence ATGCGTTCGAAGAAGCTGAGCCGGCGCACCATGCTGAAGGGCATCCTCGGCGGCGGCGCCGCCGTCACCATCGGCATGCCCATGCTGGAGATGTTCTGCAACGGCAACGGCACCGCGCTCGCCGACGGTTCGCCCTTCCCGAAGCGCTTTGGAGCCTGGATCTGGGGCAACGGAAACATCCCCGAGCGGTGGACGCCGCTGTCCACGGGCCGAGACTACGCGCTGAGCGAGCAGCTGCGCGGGCTCGCGCCAGTGCGTTCGGACGTGACCGTCGTGTCGGGCACGATCGCAGCGTCCGTGGCGCGTGAGCCCCACCTCGATGGTTCGGCATCGTTCCTGTCGGGGACCCCCATCACCTCGACGGGACAGCACACCATCGAGGCCGCCACCATCGACGTGATCGCGCGCGAACGCATCGGCGGCGTGACGGCGTTCAGCTCACTCCAGGCCGGCGTGCAGCCGGGGCTCGGCAACTCCACCGTGAGCGTCAACGGTCCAGGCAGCGCGAACCCGGCGACGGTGGACCCGCTGACGCTGTATCAGCTGATCTTCGGCGAGGGCTTCGCGCTGCCGGGCGAGGAGCCGGTCATCGACCCGATGTGGCAGCTGCGTCGGAGCGCGCTCAGCTCTGTGATGGAGGAGTCGGCCAGCCTGCGCGCGCAGCTCGGCACGCACGACCAGCGCCGCTTGGACGAGCACCTGACGGGGGTACGCGAGCTGGAGCTCCGCCTGTTGCGCTTCGAAGAGGACCCTCCGAACCTCGCCTCGTGCGCGCTGCCGGCGGTCCCCGCGGCCGACTACCCCGAGGTGAACAGCCGCCCGCAGATGAGCGTACGGCATCGGCTCATGGCGGACATGCTCACGATGGCCATGGCGTGCGACCGAACGCGCGTGGTCCACATGATGTTCACGCCCGGCGGCAGCAACGTGCGCTTTCCGGGTGTGGCCACGGGCCACCACGAGCTCAGCCACAAGATCGACGCCGTCTCGCAGGACCAGCTCACGCTCATCGTTCAGCAGATCATCGACGAGTACGCGTACTTCGTGCAGGCGCTCGCCAACGTCCCCGAGGGCGACGGGCGACTCCTGGACAACCTCGCGCTGCTCGCCACGAGCGACTGTTCGTTCGGCGCGGAGCACGAGATCACGGAGTACCCCATCCTCATCGCGGGCAACGCGGGCGGCGCGCTGGTCACCGGTCAGCATCTGCGCGCGATCGGCGAGGTGGCGAGCAAGGTGTCGTTCTCGCTGCTGCGCGCCGTGGGCGCCACGGTAGACCGCTTCGGTGTCAACGAGGCCGAGGCCACCACCGGGCTGAGCGGGCTAGAGGTGTGA
- a CDS encoding DDE-type integrase/transposase/recombinase: MSDKTHASSSVRWARFRFQVVGPLFVEPPAAGMLVQALDELASRSYEHPTKPGVRVQFSRSAIERWFYAARNATGDPVGKLARKVHAHAGTHPTMSAAVEDALTKQHRAHPSWTYQLHYDNLVALAKKQPELGTVPSVATVRRFMKRRGLLKVRKPRRRRGQPADEPVFEARERRSFEVGHVHALWHADFHVGSRRVVEPDGTYSQVVLLGFLDDASRIACHVQWYREESAEAFVHGLQQALQKRGMPRALLTDNGQSMQAHEVHEGLERLGIVHPTTLPYCPEQNGKQESFWGRVEGRLLPMLEGERELTLARLNQATQAWVELEYHREVHSELGMTPLERMLQGPSASRPSWSSDKLRRAFRMEVQRTQRRSDGTLTVAGVRFEIPSRYRVLLRPVVRYARWDLSTVDLVDERHGTHLATLLPLDKTANATGARRVVEPVSPPGVVDDPYVGVAPLLEALMEDYAATGLPPAYVPLAESTDEPKSTDTTPEETHES; this comes from the coding sequence ATGTCAGACAAGACGCACGCGTCATCGAGTGTGCGATGGGCTCGCTTTCGCTTTCAGGTGGTGGGTCCGCTCTTCGTGGAGCCCCCCGCCGCTGGCATGCTGGTGCAGGCTCTCGACGAGTTGGCGTCACGCAGCTACGAGCACCCCACCAAGCCGGGAGTGCGCGTCCAGTTCTCGCGCTCGGCGATCGAGCGTTGGTTCTACGCGGCGCGCAACGCGACCGGTGACCCGGTGGGCAAGCTCGCGCGCAAGGTCCACGCGCACGCGGGGACGCACCCGACGATGTCGGCGGCGGTGGAGGACGCGCTCACCAAGCAGCACCGCGCGCACCCGAGCTGGACCTATCAGCTGCACTACGACAACCTCGTGGCGCTCGCGAAGAAGCAGCCCGAGCTGGGCACCGTGCCGAGCGTGGCGACCGTGCGGCGCTTCATGAAGCGCCGTGGGCTCCTCAAGGTGCGCAAGCCTCGGCGTCGCCGAGGGCAGCCTGCGGACGAGCCCGTGTTCGAGGCGCGCGAGCGGCGCAGCTTCGAGGTCGGTCACGTGCACGCCCTCTGGCACGCGGACTTCCACGTGGGCTCACGCCGCGTGGTCGAGCCGGACGGGACGTACTCCCAGGTCGTGCTGCTCGGCTTCCTCGACGACGCGTCGCGCATCGCTTGCCACGTGCAGTGGTACCGCGAAGAGAGCGCCGAGGCGTTCGTGCACGGGCTACAGCAGGCGCTCCAGAAGCGCGGCATGCCGCGGGCGCTGCTCACCGACAATGGCCAGTCGATGCAAGCCCACGAGGTGCACGAGGGGCTCGAGCGTCTGGGCATCGTCCACCCCACCACGCTCCCCTACTGCCCCGAGCAGAACGGCAAGCAGGAGTCCTTCTGGGGTCGCGTCGAGGGGCGCTTGCTGCCCATGCTCGAGGGCGAGCGCGAGCTGACGCTCGCCCGCCTGAACCAAGCGACGCAGGCGTGGGTCGAGCTCGAGTACCACCGTGAGGTCCACAGCGAGCTCGGCATGACGCCGCTCGAGCGCATGCTGCAAGGCCCATCCGCGAGCCGCCCATCGTGGTCCAGCGACAAGCTGCGCCGGGCCTTCCGCATGGAGGTGCAGCGCACGCAGCGGCGTAGCGACGGGACCCTCACCGTCGCGGGCGTGCGCTTCGAGATTCCGTCTCGCTACCGCGTGCTGCTCCGTCCGGTCGTGCGCTACGCGCGCTGGGACCTGTCCACGGTCGACCTCGTCGACGAGCGCCACGGCACCCACCTCGCGACCCTGCTGCCGCTCGACAAGACCGCGAACGCCACCGGTGCCCGCCGCGTCGTCGAACCCGTCTCCCCACCGGGGGTCGTCGACGACCCGTACGTCGGCGTCGCGCCCCTCCTCGAAGCGCTGATGGAGGACTACGCCGCTACCGGCCTCCCGCCCGCCTATGTCCCGCTCGCGGAGTCCACCGACGAGCCGAAGTCCACCGACACCACCCCCGAAGAGACACATGAATCCTAA
- a CDS encoding AAA family ATPase: MNPKLQALYGLKFHPFRADIPTEALFVSPAVDAFCRRVEFSLTDGGFAMVTGDPGAGKSIALRVLEDRLRRRQDLIVGTIERPIGRASDFYRELGDIFGVSLHGHNRWAGFKSLREKWSEHIATTLTRPVLIVDEAQEMISGVFTELRLLSSKSLDARSLLCVVFAGDARLPDRFRAPDLLPLGSRIRRRLKLEPAGRDELAACLDHLLDAAGAPQLMTTELRTTLAEHAAGNYRVLMNLADELLTVAAERDLPRLDEKLFLEVFATPAPARAAGRKR; the protein is encoded by the coding sequence ATGAATCCTAAGCTCCAAGCCCTCTACGGCCTCAAGTTCCATCCCTTCCGTGCCGACATCCCCACCGAGGCGCTCTTCGTCTCGCCGGCCGTCGACGCCTTCTGTCGTCGCGTCGAATTCAGCCTGACCGATGGGGGATTCGCCATGGTCACCGGAGACCCCGGCGCCGGAAAGTCCATTGCCTTGCGCGTCCTCGAAGACCGCCTCCGTCGCCGACAAGACCTCATCGTCGGCACCATCGAGCGGCCCATCGGGCGCGCCTCCGACTTCTATCGCGAGCTCGGCGACATCTTCGGCGTGAGCCTCCATGGACACAACCGATGGGCCGGATTCAAGTCCCTGCGCGAGAAGTGGAGCGAGCACATCGCCACCACCCTCACCCGGCCCGTCCTCATCGTCGACGAGGCGCAGGAGATGATCTCCGGCGTCTTCACCGAGCTCCGCCTCCTCTCCAGCAAGAGCCTCGACGCGCGCTCTCTCCTCTGCGTCGTCTTCGCTGGCGATGCCCGGCTGCCCGACCGCTTCCGCGCTCCCGACCTGCTCCCTCTTGGCTCCAGGATCCGTCGACGACTCAAGCTCGAGCCCGCGGGTCGCGATGAACTCGCCGCTTGCCTCGACCATCTCCTCGACGCCGCCGGGGCCCCCCAGCTGATGACCACCGAGTTGCGCACCACCCTCGCCGAGCACGCTGCGGGCAACTACCGCGTGCTCATGAACCTGGCCGACGAGCTACTCACCGTCGCCGCCGAGCGCGACCTGCCGAGGCTCGACGAGAAACTCTTTCTCGAGGTCTTCGCCACGCCGGCACCGGCCCGCGCAGCTGGACGCAAGCGGTGA